In the Silvanigrella aquatica genome, CATAAAATTTAAAATAAATCGTAAAAATTTACTACAAATAGCTTCATGATAATTTAAAATATCCAACTTTTAAAAAATATATTCATAAATATTTAATTTATTTGTAATGTTTTATTTATTAAATTTTAATAATTAATTAATTATTAAATTATCCTTATTTTTATGTATAAAAAAATAAAATATTGACTATAAATTATATTTCTCTTTTGTTTTTTAAAAAAAATACGAAAATAAAAATGCGGTTTAATTTAAAGTGATTTTTATTTAGGTATTGGAACTCATATATGTTTTATATTTTTGAATTAACGTTAGGAGTTTATTTGTGAAAAAATCAAATTTTCTTTGGTTGTTTTTTTTAATTCCTATTTACTATTTTCATAGTTGTACACCATCACGTAATTTACAAGATCCTCCTATGATACTAGAGCAATTAGAGCAATCTTTGAGCTCTGCTGGTTCACTTAAAGATTTAGCAAACTCATCACTCGCTGCAGGGAAAGTTGCTCAATATACAACACATGGAGGAAAAAATGGACTCATCTCTTTGGGAGACGCTAATGGTTGTGTTGTGATGGTTAATGGAAGGTTAAAATGTTGGGGATTGAATGCTAATAATCAACTTGGGTACATGCCAGGCTTAGGTCACATATCAACTGATCCAGATGAATTTTTAATTCTCGATCCTACTTTGGCTACGGCTGTTAATCCTAAAGAGGGCGATAATGACATTATAGCTTCTGTTGTTATGGGAAGATCATCGACATGCGCCAACTATGCAAGTGGTTATAAGTGTTGGGGAAAGCAAGATTATGGTGTTCTTGGGAATGGCATCACAATAGGTGATGCATTAACACCTCAACATGTCACAAATGCGGCGAGGCTCGTTTTAAAATCCGTGCAGCTTAATGATGGATATTCGTGTGTTCTGGATGAGGGGGGAAAAGTCACCTGCTGGGGGAAAAATGACAAGGGGCAACTTGGCAATGGAAATAATGTGAATTCGTATTCTGGAACTGAAGTTTCTTTGGGAGGTGTCGCAGCAACTCAATTAGTTTCTCATAATTTGGATAGCTGTGTTGTTTTATCAAAGGGAGAGGTAAAGTGCTGGGGGGGGGGATTTCCCAAATTCAGCAAAACTTTATACTCCCGTTTCAATTACGACAACTCATCCTGTAAAGTTTTTGGGAGGAGGTACAAGTCCTAGTCCTGTATTAATTTGTGCTGTTTTACAAGACACCACTGTTGAGTGTTTTGGAAATTCACAAAACACTCGTGGCGGATTTGGTAATGGAACTTTTGACACGCCTTCTTCTTCTACTAAAGGACAACCCGTTTTAAAAGATGACAAAACTTTTCTTACAGATGTTACAATGGTTGGCTCTGGTGTGGTGAAATCACAAACATCACAATCAAATATTAAAGTGCACACCTCTTTCGCCTGTGCCGTAGTTTCTAATACCTCTGTTTATTGTTGGGGTGGTAATTCAACGGGAAATTTAGGTAATGGCACTCTCGATGATTCTAACGTTGCAGTTAAAGTAAATCAATTGTGGAATCATAATTTGCATCCTGATTTAAAAATTATAGATTTAGCAGTTTCAGATGGTCGTGCCTGTGTTTTATTAAAAAACGACGATGTGTGGTGCTGGGGCGGTGGAGTTTATAACTCTGGTGAGCTTGGTATAGGAGGGCATAACCACAGATCTTCAATTCCCGTTAAAATATTAAATAGAACTGATCACTAATTATTAATTGC is a window encoding:
- a CDS encoding RCC1 domain-containing protein, whose translation is MKKSNFLWLFFLIPIYYFHSCTPSRNLQDPPMILEQLEQSLSSAGSLKDLANSSLAAGKVAQYTTHGGKNGLISLGDANGCVVMVNGRLKCWGLNANNQLGYMPGLGHISTDPDEFLILDPTLATAVNPKEGDNDIIASVVMGRSSTCANYASGYKCWGKQDYGVLGNGITIGDALTPQHVTNAARLVLKSVQLNDGYSCVLDEGGKVTCWGKNDKGQLGNGNNVNSYSGTEVSLGGVAATQLVSHNLDSCVVLSKGEVKCWGGGFPKFSKTLYSRFNYDNSSCKVFGRRYKS